The Calliopsis andreniformis isolate RMS-2024a chromosome 10, iyCalAndr_principal, whole genome shotgun sequence nucleotide sequence TGAAGAAACATTTTCATAGCTCTTCAATATGAGACTTTAATAATTTCTGTAAAGATGGCACTCCTGGTGGTACAAGATTATCTGCGGTTCTAATTGTTGGAAAGACATGACTTAATATTGCATAATAATGAAAACCAGCTGCTGCAGCAACAAAGAGATGCCAAATTGCGTGTGCACAAGGTATTCTACCATCAGACTTAAAAAACACCAGGCCAAGTATGTAAATAAGTCCACCCATTTTTAGTTCAGCAATGTTGTAGTAATTATACTGTAAGTACAAAGGTAAACGTTTTATGTAATTCATGTGTTTTTCTTTGCCATGCATTTGTTATAAACTGCTATTTCAATGGGTTCGTAAATAAGTACTTACAACATTAATTATTGCTACACTAGGACCGATTCCCATAACTAAATAGAAAACAGTTTCGAGCATTTTGTATCGTTCGTGGAAAATTTGTTGATAAAGTATTCCTAACACCGCCATAATCCAGACCGCGTAACGCATTGTGAATAGCAATTCGTCGTGTGGGAAATGGTCTACGTTTAACCAAGGGAAATAACTAgcagcaataaaaatataaatcataGCGCGATCGCAACGGTGTAGAGCATCCCTAAGTTGCCTGTAATTTAACTTCGTGTCAATGTCACTTTTTATCAGCGTCTTTTAACTACATATCATTTACAAGCGACATGGTACTTAGACCCTAGGTGCATCCAGTTTATTCATAAATACCTGTTGTGATTGTACAAGTGTACGCTATGGAAGAAAGTTGACACTGCAAAAACAAGAATCAGAGATGTACCGTACACATAAGCTGATACTAATTGTGTCCATGTTGTGGAACGACGGATAAGTTCGAGACTACCAATAATAGATGGCAGGACCCAAATTCCATGAGTAGCCACATTTGCTACATGCTCTATTGAGGTAGGTACATACGCTTCGTTTGTACATGCTCGTGGGTTCATCCATTTTATTCTGAAAACATTTCATTTGTTTTTATGTAGTTTAACTCTACACAATATTTATTACGATTTACATTTACATTATTTGACTATACAACTTTGTACAACtaattacaattatttaaatacaaatttattaTCATGCTTAAATACGTATGTACATAAATACAAAGTACGAACAATGTACGTTTCGATATCTTAAGGAATGGTAGAGAAACTCAAATAGATCACATCTGTAGTCAAATGGTCAAATCTGatgccattttttttttttttttttttttcaaaaaccAGATCTGTACTTTTTTATATGTGTATAGATGAGATCCATCGCCTCGTAGAAGATAATAGCTGTATATTATCTAGTTCAAGAACAAAGCAAGATATAAATTCATGACATGTGGATTTACCTATCGGTTTATCTAACTTGGAAAATCATGACATATCAGGTTTTGCCATCTGACTgcagatatattgtattacgaAATGTTAGATCTGCTTCCGTTTTACAGTAATAATGTCTTAAACTTAACATGCATGTATACTAATCGAGTAATCTAAGTATTCTAGAATCTTAAGAGTACATTAGTAAGCACTAACACATTCACTATATCTTCTTTGATTTAATTACAAAACTTCCATATCCACGATGTGTAGCCAATTTGTCGTACTTCCACTCACACTATACTACAACCCCCACTTTTTCACAGATGCTACGTTCGCGAGCGCTCCACGAGCACCGAAGAACGCTCTTGATAGAAGCAATTGTTAAATAATTAACGAAGGTCTGACCAAGAAGATCTTTAGGGTACTTCTTGATTTCTTCTTTATGCACCTCAAGATATCTGTGTTGCCTCACTTCAGGGGCTTCAGGTCCCGTTAGGATGGATTCGGTACCATCCATCCCATTTTAATCCAGCTCAGAGCAAAATTTCTTACAGCTAAGACAGTCAAGGGAGGTCTTCCAGACCTATCTTCGTGATTTTGGTAAAGGACCTTTCACCATTGTCAacatatttagattattattataCATGGTGTTTGACAAGAGGTATAAGAAATTCTTAAGGGAGATCTTACACAACAAAATAAGGTGGAAATCAAAAATGACAAAAATATGCTTGAGgttttgtttcagagttattaatcgtTGAGAAAACATCTAAAGTACGCGTggagtgtgtctgacttaggacttattctactgccgacgcACTGTAGCCAGAcacagcaaaatcagtagaataggcccCAAGTCAGAGACAATTCACACGAATTTGAAGCGTTTTCTTAACAATTAATTAATCTGAAACGAGGCTTCAagcgtatttttattttagcgAGCAGAATCACGCCTTAAAATGCctaacacctgttgtcgaacaccctgtatatacctaTGAGCAT carries:
- the LOC143184809 gene encoding monocyte to macrophage differentiation factor 2, which codes for MDTSNFHQFVAAPVKNLLQVQRIKEIKWMNPRACTNEAYVPTSIEHVANVATHGIWVLPSIIGSLELIRRSTTWTQLVSAYVYGTSLILVFAVSTFFHSVHLYNHNRQLRDALHRCDRAMIYIFIAASYFPWLNVDHFPHDELLFTMRYAVWIMAVLGILYQQIFHERYKMLETVFYLVMGIGPSVAIINVYNYYNIAELKMGGLIYILGLVFFKSDGRIPCAHAIWHLFVAAAAGFHYYAILSHVFPTIRTADNLVPPGVPSLQKLLKSHIEEL